GCGAGGATGCCGGCCAGGCGCAGCGAATCGCTCTGCAACCAGATCAGTACGACGGCGGTGGCCAGCGGCACGAGGTAAAGCGCGTCGAAACGGCGCACGCGACGCTGCATCGATTCGCGGAAGACCGCCACCGGCGGCACCTCGGCGAGGCGCACGAGCGGCGGCAGCGCGAAGCCGGCGAGCACGGCCAGGCCCATCGCCGCGGCGGCGAAGGCCGGCCCGAGCGGCAGCGTGGTGGGCACGTCGTCGAACAGCTGGCGCGCGAAATACCAGGCGCCCTGGGCAAGCCCCAGGGCCACGGCCATCCCCAGGGCGGCCGCGGGAATCGCCAGGGCGGCCAGGGTGGAGACCAGCAAGGCCGCGACGCGTCGGCGCGGCGTGCCCAGTGCGCGAAGCAGGGCCACCTCCGACGCCTTTCGCCGCGCATAGCGGGCAGACGCGAGGGCGATGGCCACGCCGGCGAGCAGGGCGGACAGCAAGGCCGTCAGGCGCAGGAAGGCACCCGCGCGATCGAAGGCGTTGCGCATGCGCTCCTGCATCTTTTCCGGCGTGATCAGCTCACCCCCGGCCGGCAACGGCGCGCTTTCGACACTGGCGCGCCAGCGCGCCACGTCGCCGGGATCGCCCGAGACGAAAAGGCGATGGCTCGCCCGGCTGCCGACCGAGAGCAGGCCGGCGTCGGCGGCATCGTCCAGGTTCATCAGCGCCCTGGGCGCGAGCGCGAACAGTTCGCCGCCATCCGGCTGGCGGACCAGTTCGGCGGAAACGCGAAGATCGCGGCCGCCGATCTGCACGTTCTGACCGGCGTGGATGCCGAGCCCCACCATCGCCCGGTGATCGAGGAAGACCTCCCCGCGCGCCGGGCCGTGCGCATCGCGATCGCGACCGGTCGCATCGCGCACGGTCAGCGTGCCACGCAACGGGTAGGCGCCGTCGCTGGCGAGCACGTCGAGTAACTGGCTGCGTTCGCCGACGAAGGCCACGCTGCGGAACTGGGCGCCGCGCGAGGCGCGCAGGCCGTCGGCCTGGGCCGCGCGCAGCATCGGTTCGGGCAAGGGCGCCGGTGCGGAAATGCCGACGTCGCCGCCGATCAATTCGGCCGAGCTGGCGAGGATGCCGCGTTCCAGGCGCGTGGAAATCGTGGCGACGACACCGAGCGCGATCACCGCGAGCACGAGCGAGGCGGCGAGGGTGCGCAGTTCGACGAGGTGCCATTCGCGGCGCAGGGTGCGCAGGGCGAGGCGGGCGACGTTCACGCGGCCACCCCCAGGCGTCCCTCGCGCAGTTCGGCCGAACGCGCGCAGCGCGCCGCCAGGCGGGGATCGTGGGTGACGAGGATGAGGGTGGTGGCGTGTTGCCGGTTCATGTCGAACAGCAGGTCGCCCACGTGCTCGCCGGTGTGCTGGTCGAGGTTGCCGGTGGGTTCGTCGGCGAACAGGATGCGCGGGCCGTGCACGAAGGCGCGGGCCAGCGCCACGCGCTGCTGCTCGCCGCCGGAGAGCTGTGCCGGGTAGTGGCGGCGGCGGGCGCCGAGGCCGACGGTGTCGAGCGCGGCGCGGGCCCGGTCGCGGGCGTCGTCGTCGCCCTCCAGTTCCAGCGGCAGCATCACGTTTTCTTCCGCCGTGAGCGCGGGCAACAGGTGGAACGACTGGAACACGAAGCCGACCAGGCGGCGACGGATCGCCGCGCGCGCCTCCTCGTCGATCCCTTCGAGGGGCTGGCCGCCGAGGCGCACGCTGCCGGTCGTGGGAACATCCAGGCCGGCGAGCAATCCAAGCAGGGTGGTCTTGCCCGATCCCGACGCCCCCACGATGGCGAAGCTCTCGCCTTCGCTCACCCGCAGGTTCACCCCCGAGAGGATGTCCAGTCGCCCCTCCGGGCCGAAAACCGACTTGCTAACATCCGCCACTTCGAGAAGAACACGGGAAGAATCGCTCATGCGTCGTTGCCTGATGGTGGTGTTTCTGTTCGTCTGGTGCGCCATGGCCTTCGCGGCCGCGCCGCCGCGTGAGGTGCTGGTGCTCGGGGACTCGCTGTCGGCGGCGCACAACATCCCGGTCGAAGCCGGGTGGGTGCGCCTGCTGAATGCTCGCACGTCGAAGATGGCGACGCCGTGGACGTTGGTCAATGCCAGCATCAGCGGCGAAACCTCCCTGAGCGGCCGCAACCGGCTGCCTTCGCTGTTGAAACGCAACAAGCCGGGCGTGGTGGTGATCGAGCTGGGCGCCAACGACGGCTTGCAGGGATTGCCCCTGGGGCAACTGGCCGACAACCTCGACAGCATGATCGACGCCGCGAAGAAATCCGGTGCGAAGGTGCTGCTCCTGGGCATCGAACTGCCGGTGAATTACGGCCCGCAGTATCGCGACGGCCTGCGTCGGGTCTACGCCGACGCCGCGAAGAAACACGGCGTGCCGCTGGTGCCGTTCCTGCTCGACGGGGTGGCGCTGGATCCCGCGCTGATGCAGGATGACGGTCTGCATCCTACCGCCAAGGGAGAACCCAGGGTGGCGGAAAACGTGTGGAAAATGCTTTCGCCATTGCTGATGTAGACGACATAACGTCGACGTTGCCCCACCCAGAATGAATCGACTTTTTCGGCCTTCACGCTGTACTCACCGGCCCGGCCGTTAACTCTTCACATTTGTGAATCACCAAAGAGGAGTGGAGCGATGAGCAACCGTGATGAGCAGGCTGGCCTGGTTCTCCTCGTCGAGGACAACCGCCAGATCGCCGAGATGGTGGGCGAGTTCCTCGAGCGTCGTGGCTATTCCGTCGACTACGCCGCCGACGGCGTCAGCGGGTTGCACCTGGCGGTATCCAACAGCTACGACGTGGTCGTGCTCGACCTGATGCTGCCGGGCATGGATGGCCTGGACGTGTGCCGCAAGCTGCGAAAGGACGGCAAGAAATCCACGCCGGTGCTCATGCTGACCGCCCGCGACACGCTGGAAGACAAGCTCGTGGGCCTCGAGGCCGGCGCCGACGATTACCTGGTCAAGCCGTTCGAAGTACGGGAGCTGGAAGCACGCCTGCGCGCGCTGATCCGCCGCGATCGCCGTCAGGTGTCGTCCGAGGTGCTCACCGTGGGCGACATGACGCTGGATACCGCCACCCTGCGCCTGACGCGCGGCGGGCAGGAACTCACCGTATCCCCGATCGGCCTGAAGCTGCTGGCGATCCTCATGCGCGAATCCCCGCGCGTGGTGAGCCGCCGCGACATCGAGCGCGAGATCTGGGGCGACACGCTGCCCGACTCCGATACGCTGCGTTCGCACCTCTACAACCTGCGCCGGGTCATCGACAAGCCGTTCGATCGTCCGCTGCTGCACACGATCCACTCGGCGGGTTATCGCCTCGCCGACCTCGATTCCGAGGTCGCCGCTTCCCAACACACTGCCTGATGCCGACGTCGCGGGGCTGGATGTAGCAATGTATGGATGAGGGTCGTTCGCAGGGCAGACGGCGTCGGCGCGGATCGTTCCGGTTCCGCGTCGCCTTGGTCATGATCCTGCAGACGCTGGTGGTCGTGGTCGCCTCGATCATGGCCGCGAACAACGTGGCGCCGCTGGGTGCCGCGGTGTTCATCATGCTCTGTTCGGGCGGCCTCGCCTGGCTGGCCGTGTCGCGCGAGTGGCTGCCGGTGGCGGCGCTGGCGCGATTGATGGACGCCTGGGATCCCGAACGCCCGGACCTCGAAGGACTTCGCGGTCGGGACGGCGTGCATTCGGACAACGACGTGGCCGCGCTGGTTCGCGGGCTCCACGGCATGGCGTCGCGCATCGAAGGCTATGGCGAACGCGAGCGCAACTTCACCCGCGACGCCAGCCACGAACTGCGCAGTCCGCTCACGGTGATCAAGATGTCGGCGGACATGCTCGCCGACGAGACCGAGCTGTCCGGGTTCGGGCATCGCTCGCTGGAGCGCATCCGTCGCTCCACGCGTGAGCTGGAATCCCTCGTGGAAGCATTCCTCATCCTTTCCCGCGAGTCCGACCAGGGGCTTGCGGAAGAGGATTTCGTGGTCAACCAGGTGTTGCGCCAGGAAGTGGATTATGCCCGTGAGCTCATAGCGGGACGGCCGGTCGAACTGATTCTCGACGAGCCCGCGTGCTTCGCGCTGCATGCGTCACCGCGCGTGTTCGCGGTGCTGTGCGGGCAGTTGATCCGGCATGCGCTCCAGCAGACCGACCAGGGCACCATCGTGGTCACCGTGATGCCCGGCAGCGTGAGCGTCATCAACCCCGCCGTGGACGTCCCCGAGCCCGGCAGCCGGCGGCACGCCGCGGTGGATCGCCATGGCTTCGACCTAGCCATCGCGCGGCGGTTGTCGGATCGGTTCCAGTGGCCGCTCGAACTGCGCGCGTTGCCCGGGGCGAACCGCATCGCCAGCGTGCGGTTCCCGAATCCTCAGCCCATCGAGGCCTGAGGTCTCCGATTCGCGGACAGGGTCCGCTCCCACCCTTCGGTAGGAAAGCCTGCTACCGGAGGGTGGGAGCGAACCCTGTTCGCGATGCCTACGAAGCGGGTACGCCCACCAACCGCGCGATGCGATCCGTATCCAGCGCCCCGCTCACCGCCTTCTTCGACCCGTCGGCCCGGATCGCCACCGTGCGCGGCGTCTCACCACCCCACGAAGGATCGATGAGGAAACCCAGCCGCTCCGGTGTCGCATCGGCATACGCCCGCGACGGCACGTCGTCGAGCTTGGCCGCCTTCAACCGCGCCTCGAGCGCCCCGGCCTGCGACATCGCGTCGGTGGACACGAAAACCAGGTCGACGTCGGCATGCGAGCGTTGCCACGCGCGCAACGCCGAAAGGTTTTCCTCGCAGTAAGCGCAATCCAGTGCCCAGATCGCGATGACTTTCACGCCCTTCGACGGCGGTGCGAGCAGTGCCGCGACGTCGCCAGATGCTAGCGGTGTCGGCGGAGCCGCCTGCGCCGCGGCGCAGAACGCCAGGGCGGCGATGCCGGCCACGCGCCTCATGGCCCGACCTGCACGAGGCGGAACGTGCCGCCGGGATTCCACGCCACGAAAGGCTGCTGCTTCGACAGGACGAGCTTCGGCCAACCCGACGCGCCGTCGGTATGCGCGATCGCGCGGGGCGGCCCGAAGCTCGTGCCGCCATCCGTGGATTCGCGCAGCATGAGGTCGAGCCCGGAAGCGGTCATCTGGTTCCAGGCGATCCACACATGCTTGCCGTCCACGGCCAGATCCGCATGCGATGCGCCGGTGGTCGCGACGACGGCGGTGTGCTCGGGCGGGTTGCCCGGGACGAGCTGGCCGTAGCTGATGGTCGGTCGGTCGTCCGCGGCGCTGAACCACACGGCGTGCTTCACGCCCGACGCGTCGATGGCGAGCGAGGGCCCGTGGTGCGGGCAGCCCTCGATGCGCCATTGGGTGAACGTGCCGCGCCGCACCGCCGGATGGCCGCCGTCCACCGGTAGCGTGGCGAAGGCGTGGTCGCGGATGTTGTCGCCGTAGATGGCGCGGAAGAACGCGTCGACGGAACCGTCTGGCGCCCGGGCGAGGGCGATGCGGCAGCACTCGCAGCTTTGGTCGACGATCTTGCGCTCCGGCGCGAAATGCTCGCCGCGGTCGGTCGACCAGCTGTAATACGTGGCGGCGCCCAGATACGGCTTGCCTGCTTTCGTCGCCGCTTCGAGATCGCGCTTGTCGATCCAGGCCACCACGACACGGCCTTTGCCGTCGACGGCGAGCGAATCGAAGCGATGGGTAATCTCCGCCCGATCCACGTGCACCGTCTTCGGCGTGTCGAAGTGCGCGCCGTCGTCGAGCGAGCGCGAGAAGCGTACGAAGCCCGTCCAAGGCGCCTTGCGCGGTTGCGACCAGGTCACGTAAAGCTCGCCTTGCGGACCCAGGGCGAGCTTCGGACGGTTTTCACCCTCGGCGTAGATCGGCTCGCCGGTGGGATTGACGATGGTGGAGAGGGCGAAGCCCTTGCCCATGTCGTCGGAACGGCGCACGCGCACGTGTTCGCCGACGGTGTCGACGACCCAGAGGCGGCCCTTGGCATCGATGGCGGCATCGAAACCCAGGGGCGCTTCGTGGCCCATCGCCATGTCGTGCATGTCGTGGGCATGCGCGAGCGGCGCGACGGCCAGCGCGGCGAGAAGGGCAAATCGGCGCATGCTCAGTTCTCCTCGGGCCGTTCCCGGACCGGGTGCTTGCTGAGCTTGCGCTGCAGGGTGCGGCGGTGCATGCCCAGGCGCCTCGCCGTTTCGGAGATGTTGCCCTCGCATTCGGTGAGCACGCGCTGGATGTGCTCCCATTCGAGACGGCGCAGCGGCAGGGGTGCGTCGGGCGCATCGACCGGATCGTCCGCGTCGGCGGGGCCGCCGTCGCCGTCGAGAAGCGCACGGACCACGGCGTCGGCATCCACCGGCTTGGCCAGATAGTCGTGCGCGCCGCGCTTGATCGCTTCCACCGCGGTGGCGATCGAGGCATAGCCCGTGAGCAGCAGCACGCGGATGTCGGGCACCAGCGACTGCAGCTCGGGAATGAGGCGCAGCCCGTTCTCGTCGCCGAGCTTGAGGTCGAGCACGCAGTAGCGCGGCTGGTGCCGCCGGGTGAGGGCGCGCGCATCGTCGGCGTTGTCGGCGCTGATCACCTCGAATCCGCGCGAGGTGAGCGCACGGCCCAGCACGCGGGCGAAGGTGGGATCGTCGTCGACGATGAGCAGAGGACGGCCGGTGGGAGGAGTGAGGTCGTTCATGCAGGGTCTCCGATGACCGAAAGGGGCAGGCGCAGGCGCATCTGGGCACCGTGGCCGGTATTGCTGGCGGCCAGCTCGCCGTCGAGGCGCTCCGCCGTGGCTTCGGCGAGCGCGAGGCCGATGCCGAGTCCGGTGTCCTTCTGCGAAAGACCGAGCGTGCCGAGTTCGTCGAACTCGTCGAAACCGGGCCCTTCGTCCGTGACGATCAGCTCGAGCCAGCGCCCGTCGATGCGGATGCCGAAGGACACGGCGGCGCTGTCGTTCAGCGCGGAGGCGTCGGCGGCGTTGTTCAGCAGGTTGATCAGGGCATGCCGCAAGCCCGGTGGCGAGCGCAGGCGAAGCCGCGCCGCGTTGGGTTCCACGTCGAGGGTGACGTCGGCTTCCGGACGCAGCAGCTGGAAGCGCTCCATGCAGCTGTGCACGAACTGGTCGAGCGTGACCCGCTCGGGTTCCTGCGAGAGTTGCGCCTTGCCGAAGGCGACCATCTCGCGAAGGATGGTGCGGCATCGCTCCACCTGGCCCTCGAGCAGGTCGAGGTCGTCGCCCAGGGGCGTGTCGCCCGCGTGTTCGCGGCGGATCTCGGGCAACAGCATGCGCATCGTCGCCAGCGGCGTATTCAGTTCATGGGCGGCACCGGCCGCCTGCGTGGCGATGGCGAGGATGCCCTCGTCGCGCAGCGCCCGCTCGCGCACGCGCTGCACTTCGTCCTGTTGCGAGCGGATCGCCTTGGCGAGGTTGCTGATGAACACGCCGAGCAGGATCGCCATGATCACGAAGTTGACGCCGAGGCCGGCGACGTAGAGATCGAAATCCAGCCCCTTGTTGCCCAGCGAGGGCAGCGGCCGGTGATAGGGCACCAACAGGACGTAGGCCACCCCGGTGAGGATCGCCACCAGGGACACGCCGGTGATGGACAGCGCGGCGGCCGACAGGCCGATGGGTACCAGCAGCAGCGTCACGAAGGGGTTGGATGCGCCGCCGGTGAAATAGAGCAGGTAGCCCAGCACCAGCGTATCGGCGGCGATGTGCACGATGGCCTCGCCCTCGGTCATCTTCCAGGGCATGCCCAGCCGGAACGACGCGGCGGCGGCGAACACGGCGAGCACGCACACGCCCAGCATCAGCGGCAGCAACGGCACGTCGAGCTTGAGCAGGGTGACGCAGGAGAGGATCGCCACGCTCTGGCCGGCGATGGCGCACAGGCGAAGCCAGGCGAGGGTGCGCGCTAGCGCGAAAGGACCGGAGCGGGACGTCGGGGAGTGCAGGTGGTCGCTCACGTCGATCTCTTCATGGTCGAAGGGCCGCCCGTCCGGGCGGCCCTTCGCGGGGTATCACAGGTCTTCGTTGTGCACGGGCGGCACCGGCGGAACGTCGGCCAGTGCGTGGTCCAGCGAGAGCTTGCGCATCAGCGGCAGCATCGCCACGGCGATGACGGTGCAGGCCACGCCGACGAAGCCGAGCTTGTTGAACAGGCTGGTGTAGATCGGCAGGGACTGCAGCGGATCGGTGATGTTGTCGGGAATCGCGGCGTAATTGGCCACCACGCTGCCCATGTACTGCGCGACGCCCGAGGCCACGTAGTAGGCGCCCATCATGAAGCCGCCCATGCGTGCCGGCACGTAGCGGGCGATCATCGCCAGGCCCAGGCCGCTGACGAGGATCTCGCCGAGCGAATAGAAACCATAGCCCCAGACCATGTACCACGACGAGATCTGGCCACCCACGGCGGTCTTCGCGCCCAGGCCGTACATGAAGAAGCCCACGGCCACGGCGACGAAGCCCAGGGCGAACTTGGCGGCGACGGAGAAATCCTTGCCGTGGCGACCGAGCGTGTTGTAGATCCACACGAGGATCGGCGAGAGGATCACGATCCAGATCGCGTTCAGCGACTGGAACTGCTCGGGAATCCAGCGAAGGATGTGGACGCCGAAGAGGCCGAAGTCGAGGTCGACGTTGCGCTGCGCGAACAGGTTCAGCGAAGTCGACATCTGCTGGTAGAAGATGAAGAAGAAGATCGTCTGCACCGTGAGCACCAGCGCGGCGATCAGGCCGGCCCGCTCGCTCTTTTCCACCGAGCGGATGAGGTGCACGAAGATGCCCAGGATCACCACGCCGGCGATGTAGACGCAGGCCTTGGCCACGTCCTGGTTCTGCAGGATGAAAGCGGACGCGGCGATGATCGCCAGGCCTCCCACCAGCACGCCGGCCACGTTGCGGCCCAGCAGCGGGCGCTCGTCCGGCGCCGAGCCGATGTGGGCCAGGGTGTGGCGCATGAAGAAGTAGTTGATCAGGCCGAGGATGAGGCCGATGGAGCACACGCCGAAGGCGGTGTGCCAGCCCAGCGCGTCGCCGTAGTGCTCGCCCACGTAGTCGCGGATCCAGGGCGTGAGCAGCATCGAGATCGTGGAGCCGACGTTCACCGCCATGTAGTAGATGGTGAACGCGCTGTCGATCTTCACCTCGTCGCCCTCGTAGATCTTGCGCACGAGGTTGCCCGCGTTGGGCTTGAACAGGCCGTTGCCGAGGATGATCACGCCCAGCGCGACGTACAGGAACAGGCTGTTGTTGGTGGGGATCCACAGCAACGCGTAGCCGATCATGAGCACCACGGCACCGGTGAGCATGGTGCGACGGGTGCCGATGAACTTGTCGCCGATCCAGCCGCCGATGGCCGGCGTGGCGTAGATGAGGGCGGACGCCGCGCCCCAGATGAGGTTCGAGTCGACTTCGGCGAAGCCGAGCTTCTTCACCATGTAGGTGACCATCAGCACCTGCATGCCGTAGAAGCCGAAGCGCTCCCACATCTCGATGAGGAAGACCGTGCTGAAGGATCGGGTCTGGGAAACGGGCGGGTTCTGAAGTGCCATGTAGATTCCGTGCGCATTGGAAACAGCGAGTCGCGAAAAAACGCGACTCCCGTCGCCATGACCCTGAACGAGGCCATAACTGGTCAAGACTAACCCAAATGGTCCGCCGGGTCGTGTTGCGCCGCCAGAGGGGCGCGGCGATTCGCCACGCATCCGGGACGCGGAGGGTCCCTAAGCCGCCCGCAAGGCCGCTGTGGCATAGTAGTGGGCCATTTCCGACCCTTCCGACGCCGCCCGACATGCCGCATCGTCCTGTCCACCCGACCTCCCGGACCGCCTCCGCGGCCGTTCCGACGGGCATCTGACCGTCCATGGCATCCAACGTCCCGCGCGGCCCGCGCCAGGTCTTTTCGGCTTTCCAGTGGTCCATGAAAGGCCTGCGTGCCTGTTTTCACTACGAGGCGTCGTTCCGGCTCGAGGTCTACCTCGCCGTGATCGTCGTGCCGCTGGGGCTGTGGCTGGGGCAGGGCGCCCTGGAGAAGATCGTCCTGATCACCTTCCCGATCCTGGTGCTCTCGGCCGAGCTGCTCAATTCGGCCATCGAGGCGGTGGTCGACAAGGTCAGCCCCGAGTTCCACGAACTGGCCGGACGGGCCAAGGACATGGGCTCGGCGGCCGTCTTCCTGTTGTTGCTGATGGTGGGCGTGAGCTGGGCGCTGATTCTCTGGCCAAGGTTTTTCTGAAAGCCAGGGCGCACGAATTTGCGCTACCTTGTGCGCGCACAACACAAGGAACCGCCGCCATGAAGACACTCGTCCGCACCTTCGCCCTCGTCCTCCTCGCCGGCTTCCTGTCCGGCTGCGGCTACAACGCCATCCAGCGCGAGGACGAAGCCGTCAAGGCGGCCTGGTCCGAAGTGCTCAACCAGTACCAGCGCCGTGCCGACCTGGTACCCAACCTCGTGAACACGGTGAAGGGGTACGCCCAGCACGAGGAGCGCGTGCTCACCGAGGTGACCAACGCCCGCGCCAAGGTGGGCCAGGTGCAGCTGAGCCCCGAGCAGGCGAACGACCCTGAAGCCCTGGCGAAATTCCAGGCGGCCCAAGGCCAGCTTTCCGGCGCGCTGTCGCGCCTGCTGGTGGTCAGCGAAAACTATCCCCAGTTGAAGGCCGACGGCTCGTTCCGCGATCTGCAGGCCCAGCTCGAAGGCACCGAGAACCGCATCACGGTGGCGCGCAAGCGTTACGTCGATGCCGTGCAGTCGTACAACACACTGATCCGCTCGTTCCCGAACAACCTCACGGCCAAGGTCATGGGTTACTCGGTCAAGCCCAATTTCAGCGTCGAGAACGAAAAGGCCATCTCCACCGCGCCCACCGTCGACTTCGGCGGCGCCCCGGCCCCGGCTACCTCGGCCGGCCGCTGATGCGACGTTTCGCGGCCGGGTTATGGCTGGCCGTCGCGCTGCTGGTGGCCCCGTGGGCGGCGCCGGCGGCCGACGAGCCGGCCGTGCCGAAGCTGACGCGTCACGTCACCGATCTCACGGGCACGCTCAGTGCCGACCGGATCGATCAACTTGACGCGCGGCTGGTCGCGCTGGAAAAGGCCAAGGGTTCCCAGGTGGTCGTGGTGATGGTGCCCACCACGCAGCCCGACGATCTCGAGGACTACTCCCTGAAGGTGGCCGAGGCCAACAAGGTGGGACGCGAGGGCCCCGACGACGGTGTGCTCGTGTTGCTGGCGAAGGACGATCGCCGCGTGCGCATCGAGGTCGGCTACGGACTGGAGGGCGCACTGCCCGACGCCATCGCCGCCCGCATCATTCGCGAGTACATGGCGCCGAAGCTGCGCGTCAACGATTACTACGGCGGCATCAACGAGGCACTCAACGCCATCACGCAGATCGTGCAGGGCGAATCGTTGCCTGCGCCGGTGAATCCCGACGACAGCCATGAGCGCCGTCGCAATGGGGGCGGGCACTTGCTCTTGCCGCTGATCTTCGGCGTGTTGTTCCTGCGCGGGTTGCTCGGCCGCGCACCGTTGGGCGTGCGCATGCCGTTGGGTGGCGCGATCACCGGCGGGCTGGGTTGGCTGTTCATGCACTCCATCCTCGGCGGCGTACTCGGACTCGTCGCCGGCGCCCTCTTCATGGCCATTCCCGTCGGCGCCGGTCGTTCGATCGGCGGCGGGGGCTGGGGTGGCTTCGGCGGCTGGGGTGGTGGTGGCGGTTTCGGTGGCGGCGGCGGCTTCGGAGGCGGCGGTGGCGGCGGCTTCAGCGGTGGCGGCGGCAGCTTCGGTGGTGGCGGCGCGTCGGGGAACTGGTGATGGACATGCGACGGATAAGGCAAAACCTTTTCGGCGAGTGGTTCCGTATCGGCCGGGCGTTTCCGCCCGAGGTGCTCGAGGCGGTGACCCGGCTGGTCGCCGAGGGCGAGGGAAAACATCGTGGCGAATTGCGCGTGGCGATCGAGTCGCGGTTGCCGTTGAGCGCGGTCGTCCAGGGCGTCACCGCGCGTGATCGCGCGGCGATGCTGTTCGCCCATCTTCGCGTTTGGGATACCGAAGAGAATTGCGGTGTGCTGCTTTACGTGCTGCTCGCGGAGCATCGCATCGAAATCGTGGCCGATCGGGGCATCGCCAAGCGCGTTACCGCAAGCGAGTGGGAATCGATCACCGCGCACATGCGTGACGAGTTCGCCGCGGGGCGCCTTCGCGAAGGCCTGCTTACGGGCGTCACCGAGGCGGGAGCGTTGTTGGCGACGTACTATCCCGGTGACGGTTCGTCTCGCGAAAACCAGCTACCGGACAGGCCGTTGGTGCTTTAGCGTTCGATCGGTCGCGGTGAATCCTCGACGTGCCGCTTCGCAGGATTCGCCGATACGATCGGCTCCCACCCCTTCGGTAGGCCGGTCGTCGAAGGCTTGCTACCGAGGCGGTGGAATGGGTCCTATCGGCGCAGCGTTGCTACCGAAGGGTGGGAGCCGATCGTATCGGCGGAGGGATTTGCGGGAACCCTTCCGGTGCCGTTGAAGCGGTCACCTCCCGAACAGGTCGAGACCCGTTTTTCGAAAGGCACCTCGTCTGTGCCGTGCCAGTTGGAGTGATCAATGGAGGAAGAACATGGATGAGGCCGGATGAAACCGGACAAACGGCGCCAAATGGACGTTTGCCGCCCGTTTAGTAAGGCGAGGCCCTTAGGTCGGCGGCGGCGCTTGGATTGAACACAATGCGCACGCCGCGTCGCAGATGTCACTTGATTTGCAAATCAGCGGGCCACGCACATCTGAAACGGCGTCTCCACCATTCCAGCCGCCTCACACAGCCCTTGGAGCCAGGCG
This window of the Luteibacter aegosomatis genome carries:
- a CDS encoding ATP-binding protein, coding for MSDHLHSPTSRSGPFALARTLAWLRLCAIAGQSVAILSCVTLLKLDVPLLPLMLGVCVLAVFAAAASFRLGMPWKMTEGEAIVHIAADTLVLGYLLYFTGGASNPFVTLLLVPIGLSAAALSITGVSLVAILTGVAYVLLVPYHRPLPSLGNKGLDFDLYVAGLGVNFVIMAILLGVFISNLAKAIRSQQDEVQRVRERALRDEGILAIATQAAGAAHELNTPLATMRMLLPEIRREHAGDTPLGDDLDLLEGQVERCRTILREMVAFGKAQLSQEPERVTLDQFVHSCMERFQLLRPEADVTLDVEPNAARLRLRSPPGLRHALINLLNNAADASALNDSAAVSFGIRIDGRWLELIVTDEGPGFDEFDELGTLGLSQKDTGLGIGLALAEATAERLDGELAASNTGHGAQMRLRLPLSVIGDPA
- a CDS encoding peptide MFS transporter: MALQNPPVSQTRSFSTVFLIEMWERFGFYGMQVLMVTYMVKKLGFAEVDSNLIWGAASALIYATPAIGGWIGDKFIGTRRTMLTGAVVLMIGYALLWIPTNNSLFLYVALGVIILGNGLFKPNAGNLVRKIYEGDEVKIDSAFTIYYMAVNVGSTISMLLTPWIRDYVGEHYGDALGWHTAFGVCSIGLILGLINYFFMRHTLAHIGSAPDERPLLGRNVAGVLVGGLAIIAASAFILQNQDVAKACVYIAGVVILGIFVHLIRSVEKSERAGLIAALVLTVQTIFFFIFYQQMSTSLNLFAQRNVDLDFGLFGVHILRWIPEQFQSLNAIWIVILSPILVWIYNTLGRHGKDFSVAAKFALGFVAVAVGFFMYGLGAKTAVGGQISSWYMVWGYGFYSLGEILVSGLGLAMIARYVPARMGGFMMGAYYVASGVAQYMGSVVANYAAIPDNITDPLQSLPIYTSLFNKLGFVGVACTVIAVAMLPLMRKLSLDHALADVPPVPPVHNEDL
- a CDS encoding diacylglycerol kinase → MASNVPRGPRQVFSAFQWSMKGLRACFHYEASFRLEVYLAVIVVPLGLWLGQGALEKIVLITFPILVLSAELLNSAIEAVVDKVSPEFHELAGRAKDMGSAAVFLLLLMVGVSWALILWPRFF
- a CDS encoding LemA family protein, translating into MKTLVRTFALVLLAGFLSGCGYNAIQREDEAVKAAWSEVLNQYQRRADLVPNLVNTVKGYAQHEERVLTEVTNARAKVGQVQLSPEQANDPEALAKFQAAQGQLSGALSRLLVVSENYPQLKADGSFRDLQAQLEGTENRITVARKRYVDAVQSYNTLIRSFPNNLTAKVMGYSVKPNFSVENEKAISTAPTVDFGGAPAPATSAGR
- a CDS encoding TPM domain-containing protein, giving the protein MRRFAAGLWLAVALLVAPWAAPAADEPAVPKLTRHVTDLTGTLSADRIDQLDARLVALEKAKGSQVVVVMVPTTQPDDLEDYSLKVAEANKVGREGPDDGVLVLLAKDDRRVRIEVGYGLEGALPDAIAARIIREYMAPKLRVNDYYGGINEALNAITQIVQGESLPAPVNPDDSHERRRNGGGHLLLPLIFGVLFLRGLLGRAPLGVRMPLGGAITGGLGWLFMHSILGGVLGLVAGALFMAIPVGAGRSIGGGGWGGFGGWGGGGGFGGGGGFGGGGGGGFSGGGGSFGGGGASGNW
- a CDS encoding TPM domain-containing protein, producing the protein MDMRRIRQNLFGEWFRIGRAFPPEVLEAVTRLVAEGEGKHRGELRVAIESRLPLSAVVQGVTARDRAAMLFAHLRVWDTEENCGVLLYVLLAEHRIEIVADRGIAKRVTASEWESITAHMRDEFAAGRLREGLLTGVTEAGALLATYYPGDGSSRENQLPDRPLVL